From Plasmodium brasilianum strain Bolivian I chromosome 2, whole genome shotgun sequence, one genomic window encodes:
- a CDS encoding tRNA pseudouridine synthase D translates to MFFRKSAKLLLVNSRATALSLAKNYNFISNLRYYLCDYLLEEHVGINHFMSDLLVVNNEEKKLDLKKREDLECVFKYKCEDFHVYEIEKNKNVLNLKYVKRKILDGDVIKNKDANRIRKLRSEDELQDPCEEGRRDNGEGNSKRSVVITNTNCMNSLSEKEEIECYYIAKLYCENKIYDEKKEWISFILYKVNKDTQEAIREISKYSDIAIKDFHYSGFKDKRSVSTQVITTSRSNMKKIICIRNEYLKKKNKKILICNIEKVDKKIELGEHCGNHFIVVLRNVQTNKDYLRSRLSVIKKYGFINYFGMQRFGGYKNTFNKGKALICRNYKEYINFVLDPHIFENKIFYGNIIKDNVTLCLKNACNIYQRKKNATFAFQYFVQRMNKILRKNNVIPSSKLNNHLCINKYLCSYMTNSEYEAFILLRNLYMCEKNNKRGAFSNIERDDTAEQHHLVNSFNINLNLNFISAGGREEKNRHLITGQINCRHIKQKEYNFYKNEKTCVKGISMETRRFHMHSYSAKIFNMLTSYRLENFGVKLTCGDYVFTKKIQPEIAETKNQHNYITMLYDHNNHLDDLNIYNVVLPILGTLPNRLSYLNIFKQFYRKYLGQKVRIVFLEILLYLIYTLHEDNLFSAHCNVLIDNYVNNLIAKNRKNINQSIMLASQNILTRVVPIKQTLYIIKKFDTYINSFEYEYGMTCVFRNVVVLPKNLYYCFCDYNEPKVKFVSDLYADNFINNKILNMQEENKDNFNINGTCNTDKQGTHDGVIDNTHRESFAYNIVEKSEKLNSNNNHLMEYSNCNDENVHTQMDGKVKSIHCTSLKRKDEHIDPVNFPKDILAPCRNKGWWKKKERTYTYNFSALILSFNLNSSTYATMLVRELYGKRNELLVHNLIKNCQNYDKKIESLRQGKEGRGNSRASKMKN, encoded by the coding sequence atgttttttagGAAAAGCGCTAAGTTACTCTTAGTAAATAGTAGAGCCACTGCCTTATCATTAGCAAAGaactataattttataagtaatttgcgttattatttatgtgaCTATTTATTAGAAGAGCATGTGGGAATCAACCATTTTATGAGTGATTTATTAGTGgtaaataatgaagaaaaaaaattagatttaaaaaaaagagaagatcTTGAATGTGTCTTTAAATACAAATGCGAAGATTTCCATGTGTACGAAAttgaaaagaacaaaaatgttttaaatttaaaatatgttaaaagaaaaatattagatGGTGATGTAATAAAGAACAAGGACGCAAATAGAATAAGAAAGCTCAGAAGTGAAGATGAGTTACAGGATCCATGTGAGGAAGGGCGAAGAGATAACGGGGAAGGAAATAGCAAGCGAAGCGTAGTAATTACTAACACGAATTGTATGAACAGCTTATCAGAAAAGGAAGAGATAGAGTGCTATTATATAGCAAAACTTTATTGTGAGAATAAGATATAcgatgaaaaaaaggaatggaTAAGTTTTATTCTGTACAAGGTTAATAAAGATACACAAGAGGCAATCAGAGAAATTAGCAAATATTCTGACATAGCAATTAAAGATTTTCATTATTCAGGGTTTAAAGATAAGAGAAGTGTTTCTACGCAAGTAATTACAACAAGTAGAagtaatatgaaaaaaattatttgtatcagaaatgaatatttgaaaaaaaaaaacaaaaagatatTAATTTGTAATATTGAGAAggttgataaaaaaatagaattagGGGAACATTGTGGGAACCATTTTATAGTAGTTCTAAGGAATGTTCAAACGAATAAAGATTATTTAAGGAGTAGGTTAagtgttattaaaaaatatggcttcattaattattttgGCATGCAACGATTTGGAGgctataaaaatacattcaaTAAGGGTAAAGCACTCATATGTAGAAATTATAAAGAgtacataaattttgttttagaTCCACATAtctttgaaaataaaattttttatggaaatattattaaagatAATGTAACCCTTTGTTTGAAAAATGCTTGTAATATATaccaaagaaaaaaaaatgctactTTTGCCTTTCAATATTTTGTTCAaagaatgaacaaaataCTCAGAAAAAACAATGTTATACCAAGTAGTAAGCTAAATAATCATTTGTgcataaacaaatatttgtGTTCGTACATGACTAATTCAGAGTATGAAGCCTTTATCCTTCTTCGTAATTTGTACATgtgtgaaaaaaataataaaagaggTGCATTCTCAAACATTGAACGTGATGATACAGCTGAGCAGCATCATTTAGTGAATAGTTTTAATATAaacttaaatttaaattttattagtgCTGGTGGTagagaagagaaaaataGGCACTTAATAACGGGGCAGATAAATTGCAGACATATCaaacaaaaagaatataatttttataaaaatgaaaagacaTGTGTTAAGGGAATAAGTATGGAAACAAGAAGATTTCACATGCATTCATACAGcgcaaaaatatttaatatgttaaCATCTTACAGATTGGAAAATTTTGGTGTGAAGTTAACATGTGGTGACTatgtttttacaaaaaaaatccAACCCGAAATAGCTGAAACAAAAAATCAACATAACTATATAACTATGTTGTATGATCATAATAATCACTTAGATGacctaaatatttataacgTCGTTTTACCTATTTTAGGCACATTGCCTAATAGACTATcctatttaaatatttttaaacagtTTTACAGAAAATATTTAGGACAAAAAGTTAGAATTGtttttttggaaatattattatacttaatttACACCTTACACGAAGATAATTTATTTAGTGCCCACTGTAATGTATTAATTGAcaattatgttaataatttgatagcaaaaaacagaaaaaatattaatcaATCTATTATGTTAGCTAgccaaaatatattaaccaGAGTTGTACCTATTAAACAgactttatatataataaaaaaattcgatacgtatataaattcttttgaGTATGAATATGGAATGACTTGTGTTTTTAGAAATGTAGTTGTATtaccaaaaaatttatattactgTTTTTGTGATTACAACGAACCCAAGGTAAAATTTGTATCCGATTTATACGCAGATAacttcataaataataaaattttgaatatgcAAGAGGAAAACAAAGATAATTTTAACATAAACGGTACTTGTAACACTGATAAGCAAGGTACACATGATGGTGTTATAGATAATACTCATCGCGAAAGTTTTGCATATAATATTGTtgaaaaaagtgaaaaattaaacagtaataataatcacTTAATGGAATATTCAAATtgtaatgatgaaaatgtaCATACTCAAATGGACGGTAAAGTAAAAAGTATTCATTGTACttctttaaaaagaaaagatgaACATATAGATCCTGTAAACTTTCCAAAAGATATACTTGCACCGTGCAGAAATAAGGGGtggtggaaaaaaaaagagaggaCATATACGTACAATTTTAGCGCTCTAATATtaagttttaatttaaaCTCTTCTACATATGCTACTATGCTAGTAAGAGAATTATATGGAAAACGTAATGAACTCTTAgttcataatttaattaaaaattgtcAGAACTacgataaaaaaattgaaagcTTAAGGCAGGGGAAAGAAGGTAGAGGTAATTCCAGGGCATcgaaaatgaagaattaa
- a CDS encoding AP-4 complex subunit beta: protein MSSGQVNKKNMPIPKYLVECKKSEINKLKDILRKLPQEKNDEKKREILKKVIAYMTLGVDVSKLFPDIIMMSSTNDIIQKKMIYLYLNNYAETNSELSILTINTLQKDSKDEDPIIRGLALRSFCNLRINNLYEYIEGPLFNGLNDKNSYVRRIAIISCVKLIKMNPQLSIKNDIIKILKNKLLDKDSQCIINAVHALNEILIDEGGLKVNKEIIFNMLNKISTFNEWGKCVVLNIVSTYIPDNEDEMYDIMNILENHIRDFSSAVFLACLKCFLNFSANDPNLQIKIFQRMKDPLLTLISTSSYEISYIVLLHTHLLLHEANKLNYGIFDYDYKHFFFRYNDLTYIKDIKLDILVSVAAKNNVFLIINELSEYISDGNVSIAQKAISSIGSIALKIPKAISKIVELALSTFLPMNYSHICSATIKMLANILRKYEEYTKVIIEEIIKLDNRLIDNEGIISYFWIIGEYCEYIENAPYILEEYVHLTDCSYLFMLELLTSCIKVLYRRPSEMKIIVSSLFDNILKNYKYPELTDKMYFYYNMLNYNYEEAFNIIACKKKLVKNFCESYENILLDKLYNEFNTLSVLYKQPVNKFVEYSKICFGGVYDPEENDDNGGNGDNEDIDDNGDNVDNGDHMIIQPNDLNRLNVNDNKDHNKNHKSEKNDNFISSNNIHTSFSYKTCNNLLSMNEDILLNDDNRSSANYNSTVSQDIYSQNKESENVPIHYTTKNLNHNIITTVYNKNKKKKSFNNGSNNNNDQSENEGGKKKSHDLFDIHNSNNFKKLKEILIDADHINPEFYQEQWNVLPEQNNEKIFLRKNYYNLQIETIDELLSKYNIITLASGEIDQCLKFYMYSQFYTKHYIFIELIFNKVENSINWILKSQCNNLDITEKFTDYFRDIFLDFM from the exons ATGTCTTCTGGTCAagtaaataagaaaaatatgccAATTCCAAAATATCTTGTAGAATGCAAGAAA AGCGAGATAAACAAGCTAAAagatattttaagaaaactgccacaagaaaaaaatgacgaaaaaaagagagagaTCTTAAAGAAAGTAATAGCATATATGACATTAGGTGTAGATGTATCTAAGTTATTTCCCGATATTATAATGATGTCTAGCACAAAtgatataatacaaaaaaaaatgatttatttatatttaaacaatTATGCAG AAACCAATTCCGAATTGTCCATTCTCACAATAAACACTTTACAAAAGGACAGCAAAGATGAAGATCCCATAATAAGAGGTTTAGCTCTTCGTagtttttgtaatttaagaattaataatttatatgaatacataGAAGGCCCCTTATTTAATGGATTAAATGATAAGAATTCATATGTTAGGCGAATCGCAATTATTAGTTGTGTAAAATTAATCAAAATGAATCCTCAGTtatctataaaaaatgatattataaaaattttgaaaaataagtTATTAGATAAAGATTCTCAGTGTATAATAAATGCTGTGCATgcattaaatgaaatattaatagatGAAGGAGGATTGaaagtaaataaagaaataatttttaatatgttaaataaaatatcaacTTTTAACGAATGGGGGAAATGTGTAGTATTAAATATTGTTAGTACATATATTCCAGATAATGAAGATGAAATGTAtgatattatgaatattttagaaaatcATATAAGAGATTTTTCATCCGCCGTTTTTTTAGCTtgtttaaaatgttttctaaatttttctgCGAATGATCcaaatttacaaattaaaatttttcaaagaATGAAAGATCCTTTACTTACGTTAATTTCCACTTCCTCTTACGAAATTTCCTATATCGTCCTGTTACATACACATTTGTTATTGCATGAAGCAAATAAATTGAACTACGGAATTTTTGATTATGATTATAagcatttcttttttcgatACAATGATCTCACGTATATTAAAGATATTAAATTGGATATTCTCGTCTCCGTTGCAGCAAAG AACAATGTATTTTTGATAATCAACGAACTGAGTGAGTATATCTCAGATGGAAATGTGAGCATCGCTCAGAAGGCTATTTCTTCCATTGGTTCAATAGCGTTAAAAATACCCAAGGCCATTTCAAAGATAGTAGAGTTAGCTTTATCGACATTTTTACCCATGAATTACTCTCACATATGCAGTGCTACCATAAAAATGCTAGCTAacatattaagaaaatatgaagagTATACAAAAGTAATTATtgaagaaattataaaacttGATAATAGATTAATTGATAATGAAGGgataatttcttatttttggATTATTGGAGAATATTGtgaatatattgaaaatgcACCATATATTTTAGAAGAATATGTACACTTAACGGAttgttcttatttatttatgttagaATTATTAACGTCATGCATAAAAGTGTTATATAGAAGACCATctgaaatgaaaataattgtatCAAGCCTAtttgataatatattaaagaattataaatacCCAGAACTTACggataaaatgtatttttattataatatgttaaattataattatgaagaggcttttaatataattgcttgtaaaaaaaagttagTAAAAAACTTTTGCGAatcatatgaaaatatattattagacAAATTATACAATGAGTTCAACACATTATctgtattatataaacagcctgtaaataaatttgtaGAATATTCCAAAATATGTTTTGGGGGAGTATATGATCCTGAagaaaatgatgataatggTGGTAATGGTGATAATGAGGACATTGATGATAATGGTGATAATGTTGATAATGGGGATCATATGATTATACAACCGAATGACTTAAACAgattaaatgtaaatgataataaagatcataataaaaatcataAGTCTGAAAAAAACGACAATTTTATtagcagtaataatattcaCACCTCCTTCTCTTACAAAACATGTAATAATTTACTGAGCATGAATGAAGATATATTActaaatgatgataatagGAGTAGTGCAAACTATAATAGTACTGTTAGTCAGGATATATATAGTCAAAATAAGGAGTCAGAAAATGTTCCCATCCATTATACTACCAAGAATTTGaatcataatattattacgaccgtatataataaaaacaaaaaaaaaaaatccttcAATAAtggcagtaataataataatgaccAAAGTGAGAAtgaagggggaaaaaaaaagtcacaTGATTTATTTGATATCCATAattctaataattttaaaaagttaaaagaaattttaatcGATGCAGATCATATTAACCCAGAATTTTATCAAGAACAATGGAATGTTTTACcagaacaaaataatgagaaaatatttttacgaAAAAATTACTACAATTTACAAATAGAAACTATTGATGAGCTATTAtcgaaatataatattattacactTGCCTCAGGGGAAATTGATCAATGTTTAAAGTTTTACATGTATTCTCAATTTTATACAaagcattatatatttattgagcttatttttaataaagtaGAAAATTCAATTAATTGGATATTGAAATCCCAGTGTAACAATCTTGACATTACTGAAAAATTTACTGACTATTTTAGAGACATATTTTTAGactttatgtaa